A single Lolium perenne isolate Kyuss_39 chromosome 6, Kyuss_2.0, whole genome shotgun sequence DNA region contains:
- the LOC127329096 gene encoding uncharacterized protein, whose product MPPRRRPASGYHGVRARPSGRFDVEIRSGDERIRLGTYDTAHEAARAYDAVAWRLGRSRRTMNFHDVFTREQAEMLALPPPVITREQQRRQRELEQRLLIAERDEALRLEWVRRFSEDVVATEAFYAQKEEEKWTTTPVSETTPSTHSSDFDWESDE is encoded by the exons atgcctccgcgccgccgccccgcctCCGGCTACCACGGTGTTCGGGCGCGGCCGAGCGGCCGGTTCGACGTGGAGATCCGCTCCGGCGACGAGCGGATCCGCCTCGGCACATACGAcacggcgcacgaggcggcgcgggcgTACGACGCCGTCGCCTGGCGTCTCGGCCGCTCCCGGCggacgatgaatttccatgatgtCTTCACGCGGGAGCAAGCGGAGATGCTCGCGCTGCCACCGCCTGTCATCACGCGCGAGCAGCAGCGCCGACAACGGGAGTTGGAGCAGCGCCTCCTCATCGCGGAGCGCGACGAGGCGCTGCGCCTCGAGTGGGTGCGCCGCTTCTCTGAAGACGTCGTCGCCACGGAGGCCTTCTATgcgcagaaggaggaggagaag tggacgacGACGCCGGTGTCGGAGACGACTCCGAGCACCCACTCGTCGGACTTCGACTGGGAGTCGGACGAGTAG
- the LOC127334622 gene encoding probable sodium/metabolite cotransporter BASS4, chloroplastic isoform X3, translated as MITHYPSLLRAPLPAGLRHLTPHAFHFTATVYSPLPPPPFRVRPLRAAAGGGSPVAGDGGKRATPPPLGPAVLDFVRSNFLPLALIGGIALALLDPTLGCLAHKYSLSKYSTFGIFIISGLTLRTKELGAALQAWPAGLFGLGSILMLTPFLAKFIVQIQFFPREFITGLAMFCCMPTTLSSGVTLTQLAGGNSALALAMTVISNLLGIIFVPLSLAKYIGAGAGVSLPTEKLFKSLVSTLLIPLILGKVARETSKDIAEFVDGNRQGLSVISAVLLSLVPWIQVSRSRSMLLSVQAKAFAITVTIGVLLHLALLAFNATALQLLSCLKQKEESVFTSKEYSRAVILVASQSIGTIR; from the exons ATGATAACCCATTACCCCTCCCTGCTCCGCGCACCCCTCCCCGCCGGCCTCCGCCACCTGACTCCCCACGCTTTCCATTTCACCGCCACCGTCTACTCCCCTCTTCCGCCGCCGCCCTTCCGCGTGCGGCCTCTGCGCGCCGCCGCTGGAGGAGGCTCACCG GTAGCTGGTGATGGAGGCAAACGCGCGACGCCTCCCCCGCTGGGACCCGCGGTGCTCGACTTCGTGCGGAGCAACTTCCTCCCGCTAG CTCTAATCGGTGGGATTGCTTTGGCCCTCCTGGATCCAACTCTTGGATGCCTTGCTCACAAATATTCCCTGTCAAAATACAGCACTTTTGGGATATTCATTATCTCAG GACTGACTCTGCGTACCAAGGAGCTTGGTGCAGCGTTACAAGCTTGGCCTGCTGGACTATTTGGACTA GGCTCAATTTTGATGTTGACGCCCTTTCTTGCAAAATTTATTGTGCAAATTCAGTTCTTCCCTCGTGAATTTATCACTG GGTTGGCCATGTTTTGTTGCATGCCAACAACATTATCAAGTGGAGTCACACTAACACAG CTTGCCGGTGGTAATTCTGCACTTGCTCTTGCAATGACAGTCATATCCAATCTGCTGGGCATTATATTT GTACCTCTTTCACTTGCAAAGTACATTGGCGCTGGTGCTGGGGTGTCTTTGCCTACAGAGAAACTGTTCAAAAGTCTGGTCAGCACACTTTTAATACCCCTTATTTTAGGCAAG GTTGCCCGAGAAACCTCAAAAG ATATTGCTGAATTTGTTGATGGGAATCGCCAGGGACTTTCAGTTATAAGTGCTGTTCTTCTCAGCCTA GTCCCATGGATACAAGTAAGTAGATCAAGATCAATGCTCTTGTCCGTGCAAGCAAAAGCTTTTGCTATTACTGTGACCATTGGAGT GCTTTTACATCTTGCTCTGTTGGCTTTCAATGCTACAGCACTGCAGCTCTTGTCGTGTCTTAAACAGAAGGAAGAATCGGTCTTCACAAGCAAAGAATATTCACGAGCTGTCATTTTGGTGGCCAGTCAG AGTATCGGAACCATTCGATGA
- the LOC127334622 gene encoding probable sodium/metabolite cotransporter BASS4, chloroplastic isoform X2, with the protein MITHYPSLLRAPLPAGLRHLTPHAFHFTATVYSPLPPPPFRVRPLRAAAGGGSPVAGDGGKRATPPPLGPAVLDFVRSNFLPLALIGGIALALLDPTLGCLAHKYSLSKYSTFGIFIISGLTLRTKELGAALQAWPAGLFGLGSILMLTPFLAKFIVQIQFFPREFITGLAMFCCMPTTLSSGVTLTQLAGGNSALALAMTVISNLLGIIFVPLSLAKYIGAGAGVSLPTEKLFKSLVSTLLIPLILGKVPWIQVSRSRSMLLSVQAKAFAITVTIGVLLHLALLAFNATALQLLSCLKQKEESVFTSKEYSRAVILVASQKTLPVLVAVVEQLGGALGESGFLVIPCVAAHINQIIIDSILVNWWRQRDQQSTNAK; encoded by the exons ATGATAACCCATTACCCCTCCCTGCTCCGCGCACCCCTCCCCGCCGGCCTCCGCCACCTGACTCCCCACGCTTTCCATTTCACCGCCACCGTCTACTCCCCTCTTCCGCCGCCGCCCTTCCGCGTGCGGCCTCTGCGCGCCGCCGCTGGAGGAGGCTCACCG GTAGCTGGTGATGGAGGCAAACGCGCGACGCCTCCCCCGCTGGGACCCGCGGTGCTCGACTTCGTGCGGAGCAACTTCCTCCCGCTAG CTCTAATCGGTGGGATTGCTTTGGCCCTCCTGGATCCAACTCTTGGATGCCTTGCTCACAAATATTCCCTGTCAAAATACAGCACTTTTGGGATATTCATTATCTCAG GACTGACTCTGCGTACCAAGGAGCTTGGTGCAGCGTTACAAGCTTGGCCTGCTGGACTATTTGGACTA GGCTCAATTTTGATGTTGACGCCCTTTCTTGCAAAATTTATTGTGCAAATTCAGTTCTTCCCTCGTGAATTTATCACTG GGTTGGCCATGTTTTGTTGCATGCCAACAACATTATCAAGTGGAGTCACACTAACACAG CTTGCCGGTGGTAATTCTGCACTTGCTCTTGCAATGACAGTCATATCCAATCTGCTGGGCATTATATTT GTACCTCTTTCACTTGCAAAGTACATTGGCGCTGGTGCTGGGGTGTCTTTGCCTACAGAGAAACTGTTCAAAAGTCTGGTCAGCACACTTTTAATACCCCTTATTTTAGGCAAG GTCCCATGGATACAAGTAAGTAGATCAAGATCAATGCTCTTGTCCGTGCAAGCAAAAGCTTTTGCTATTACTGTGACCATTGGAGT GCTTTTACATCTTGCTCTGTTGGCTTTCAATGCTACAGCACTGCAGCTCTTGTCGTGTCTTAAACAGAAGGAAGAATCGGTCTTCACAAGCAAAGAATATTCACGAGCTGTCATTTTGGTGGCCAGTCAG AAAACACTGCCGGTGTTGGTTGCTGTGGTTGAGCAGCTTGGAGGTGCTTTGGGAGAGTCCGGATTTCTTGTCATCCCATGTGTTGCAGCCCACATTAATCAG ATCATTATCGATTCTATCCTAGTAAATTGGTGGCGCCAGAGAGACCAACAATCTACTAATGCAAAATAA
- the LOC127334622 gene encoding probable sodium/metabolite cotransporter BASS4, chloroplastic isoform X1: MITHYPSLLRAPLPAGLRHLTPHAFHFTATVYSPLPPPPFRVRPLRAAAGGGSPVAGDGGKRATPPPLGPAVLDFVRSNFLPLALIGGIALALLDPTLGCLAHKYSLSKYSTFGIFIISGLTLRTKELGAALQAWPAGLFGLGSILMLTPFLAKFIVQIQFFPREFITGLAMFCCMPTTLSSGVTLTQLAGGNSALALAMTVISNLLGIIFVPLSLAKYIGAGAGVSLPTEKLFKSLVSTLLIPLILGKVARETSKDIAEFVDGNRQGLSVISAVLLSLVPWIQVSRSRSMLLSVQAKAFAITVTIGVLLHLALLAFNATALQLLSCLKQKEESVFTSKEYSRAVILVASQKTLPVLVAVVEQLGGALGESGFLVIPCVAAHINQIIIDSILVNWWRQRDQQSTNAK, from the exons ATGATAACCCATTACCCCTCCCTGCTCCGCGCACCCCTCCCCGCCGGCCTCCGCCACCTGACTCCCCACGCTTTCCATTTCACCGCCACCGTCTACTCCCCTCTTCCGCCGCCGCCCTTCCGCGTGCGGCCTCTGCGCGCCGCCGCTGGAGGAGGCTCACCG GTAGCTGGTGATGGAGGCAAACGCGCGACGCCTCCCCCGCTGGGACCCGCGGTGCTCGACTTCGTGCGGAGCAACTTCCTCCCGCTAG CTCTAATCGGTGGGATTGCTTTGGCCCTCCTGGATCCAACTCTTGGATGCCTTGCTCACAAATATTCCCTGTCAAAATACAGCACTTTTGGGATATTCATTATCTCAG GACTGACTCTGCGTACCAAGGAGCTTGGTGCAGCGTTACAAGCTTGGCCTGCTGGACTATTTGGACTA GGCTCAATTTTGATGTTGACGCCCTTTCTTGCAAAATTTATTGTGCAAATTCAGTTCTTCCCTCGTGAATTTATCACTG GGTTGGCCATGTTTTGTTGCATGCCAACAACATTATCAAGTGGAGTCACACTAACACAG CTTGCCGGTGGTAATTCTGCACTTGCTCTTGCAATGACAGTCATATCCAATCTGCTGGGCATTATATTT GTACCTCTTTCACTTGCAAAGTACATTGGCGCTGGTGCTGGGGTGTCTTTGCCTACAGAGAAACTGTTCAAAAGTCTGGTCAGCACACTTTTAATACCCCTTATTTTAGGCAAG GTTGCCCGAGAAACCTCAAAAG ATATTGCTGAATTTGTTGATGGGAATCGCCAGGGACTTTCAGTTATAAGTGCTGTTCTTCTCAGCCTA GTCCCATGGATACAAGTAAGTAGATCAAGATCAATGCTCTTGTCCGTGCAAGCAAAAGCTTTTGCTATTACTGTGACCATTGGAGT GCTTTTACATCTTGCTCTGTTGGCTTTCAATGCTACAGCACTGCAGCTCTTGTCGTGTCTTAAACAGAAGGAAGAATCGGTCTTCACAAGCAAAGAATATTCACGAGCTGTCATTTTGGTGGCCAGTCAG AAAACACTGCCGGTGTTGGTTGCTGTGGTTGAGCAGCTTGGAGGTGCTTTGGGAGAGTCCGGATTTCTTGTCATCCCATGTGTTGCAGCCCACATTAATCAG ATCATTATCGATTCTATCCTAGTAAATTGGTGGCGCCAGAGAGACCAACAATCTACTAATGCAAAATAA